GAACCGACCACAGAAGCGGGTTATTTTCTTTTGCGGACAGGTCTGGATTTCTCCTCAGCTGACTTACACTCGATGCACATTCTGGCGTGCGGTACGGCATCCAGACGATTTTTACTGATATTTTCGCCGCAGGTAGCACACTTACCATAGGTCCCGTCTTCGATTCGCCGCAGAGCTTGATCAATGTGATAGATCAGGCGGCCGGATCGTGAGGCAAACATGAACGCCTTCTCTCGCTCCATCGCATCGGTCCCCTGGTCAGCCATGTGGTACGAGTAGGAAGAGATATCGCCCGTCGATTCACGAATAGTGGTCGATACCTGTGAGTCCATGTGGTGGTCCCTATCTTCCAGCATGGC
This sequence is a window from Candidatus Zixiibacteriota bacterium. Protein-coding genes within it:
- a CDS encoding TraR/DksA C4-type zinc finger protein, with amino-acid sequence MRTREKERYKKKLLAKREAMLEDRDHHMDSQVSTTIRESTGDISSYSYHMADQGTDAMEREKAFMFASRSGRLIYHIDQALRRIEDGTYGKCATCGENISKNRLDAVPHARMCIECKSAEEKSRPVRKRK